One Enterococcus silesiacus genomic window carries:
- a CDS encoding phospholipid phosphatase, which translates to MKNKLYYQFAGSCFLVVFMFLGYVVRFYPSWLNGFDQTITALARTPYPFANQFFIWYTRFADPLTVGILTLAIAFILFRGKYYAEVLWLLINTGLIAGLANPLIKLLFMRPRPTLNHLVTEHSYSFPSGHSTGSVLLYGTIILLLPQFIKQKNLCLFLQILLGLGIFLIGISRIYVGVHFPSDVLGGFCFGLAWLLMTYPIYLEKRFVWRFKSKQQ; encoded by the coding sequence ATGAAGAATAAATTATATTATCAATTTGCAGGCAGCTGTTTTTTAGTTGTTTTTATGTTTTTAGGTTACGTGGTACGTTTTTATCCAAGTTGGTTAAACGGTTTTGATCAGACCATCACTGCACTCGCAAGAACTCCGTATCCTTTTGCTAATCAATTTTTTATTTGGTATACAAGATTCGCTGATCCATTGACTGTCGGGATTCTTACTTTAGCAATTGCTTTTATATTATTTAGAGGAAAATATTATGCGGAGGTTCTCTGGCTGTTAATTAATACAGGCTTGATTGCTGGTTTGGCGAACCCTTTGATCAAATTACTATTTATGCGTCCGCGCCCAACATTAAATCATTTAGTAACAGAACATAGTTACAGTTTTCCAAGTGGGCATTCTACTGGAAGTGTCTTATTATATGGAACAATCATTTTACTACTACCGCAATTTATTAAACAAAAAAATCTTTGTTTATTTTTACAAATTCTTTTAGGATTAGGAATTTTTCTGATTGGTATCAGCAGAATCTATGTAGGTGTTCATTTCCCTAGTGATGTTTTAGGTGGATTCTGTTTTGGCTTAGCTTGGCTGTTGATGACGTATCCAATCTATTTAGAAAAACGCTTTGTTTGGCGCTTTAAAAGTAAACAACAATAG
- a CDS encoding leucine--tRNA ligase, with translation MSYDHKKIEKKWQKYWAKHNSFTTHDDPSKKKFYALDMFPYPSGQGLHVGHPEGYTATDILSRMKRSQGYSVLHPMGWDAFGLPAEQYALDTGNDPAEFTKKNIETFKRQINSLGFSYDWNREINTTDPEYYKWTQWIFTKLYEHDLAYEAEVAVNWVPELGTVISNEEVIDGKSERGGYDVVRKPMRQWMLKITAYADRLLDDLDLVDWPENIKDMQRNWIGRSEGANVDFKIKGSNETVTVFTTRADTLFGASYLVIAPELKIVDEITTPEQKAVVTAYQAEVSKKSDLDRTDLSKTKTGAFTGAYAINPVNGKEIPIWIADYVLGSYGTGAVMAVPAHDERDYEFADTFDIEMIQVIEGGDITKAAYTGDGLHINSDFLDGLNKEEANEKMYQWLTENGCGRKEVTYRLRDWLFSRQRYWGEPIPVIHWEDGTTTTVPESELPLRLPKTDDIKPSGTGESPLANITEWINVTDPETGKKGKRETNTMPQWAGSSWYHLRYIDPHNKNEIANYEKLERWLPVDIYIGGAEHAVLHLLYARFWHKFLYDIGVVPTKEPYQKLYNQGMILGQSFRDDRGVLVPTNMVEKRDGIWVNIETGEELEEAPAKMSKSLKNVVNPDDVVEKYGADTLRMYEMFMGPLDASIAWSENGLEGSRKFLDRVWRLIVDENDKMRDRITTINDGCLTKVYNQTVKKVTEDMENLHFNTAISQLMVFVNEANKVDVLPYEYIEGFVQLLAPIAPHIGEELWAILGNDESLTNAPWPTYDEAALIEDEVEVVFQVNGKVRAKLNIARGLSKEELEEKALAAEEILTFIEGKTVRKVIVVPDKLVNIVAN, from the coding sequence GTGAGTTACGATCACAAGAAAATCGAAAAAAAATGGCAAAAATATTGGGCTAAGCATAATAGTTTTACTACCCATGATGATCCTAGCAAAAAGAAATTTTACGCTTTAGATATGTTCCCATATCCGTCAGGACAAGGACTCCATGTGGGACATCCAGAAGGATATACTGCAACAGATATTTTATCTCGCATGAAGAGAAGCCAAGGATACAGCGTGTTACATCCAATGGGTTGGGATGCATTTGGGTTGCCAGCAGAGCAATATGCATTGGATACAGGAAACGATCCAGCTGAATTCACAAAAAAAAATATTGAAACATTCAAACGTCAAATTAATTCCTTAGGTTTTAGTTATGATTGGAATCGCGAAATTAATACGACAGATCCTGAGTATTATAAATGGACACAGTGGATTTTTACCAAGCTATATGAACATGATTTGGCTTATGAAGCAGAAGTAGCGGTAAACTGGGTGCCAGAACTTGGAACAGTTATTTCAAATGAAGAAGTGATCGATGGCAAAAGCGAGCGCGGCGGCTACGATGTTGTTAGAAAACCAATGCGTCAATGGATGCTTAAAATCACAGCCTATGCAGATCGCTTACTGGATGATCTAGATTTGGTTGATTGGCCAGAGAATATTAAAGATATGCAACGTAATTGGATTGGACGTTCTGAGGGAGCCAATGTTGACTTCAAGATCAAAGGAAGCAATGAAACAGTAACAGTCTTCACAACCCGAGCAGATACATTATTTGGTGCTAGCTATTTGGTCATCGCACCTGAATTAAAAATAGTTGATGAAATCACGACACCAGAGCAAAAAGCTGTAGTTACGGCTTATCAAGCAGAAGTCAGCAAAAAATCTGATTTGGATCGTACAGATCTATCTAAAACAAAAACAGGAGCCTTTACAGGAGCCTATGCAATCAATCCAGTAAATGGTAAAGAAATTCCAATCTGGATCGCTGATTACGTTTTAGGAAGCTATGGAACAGGCGCTGTCATGGCTGTTCCTGCCCATGATGAAAGAGATTATGAGTTTGCTGATACGTTTGACATTGAAATGATCCAAGTAATCGAAGGTGGAGATATTACAAAAGCCGCGTATACGGGTGATGGTCTTCATATCAATTCCGATTTCTTAGACGGCCTAAATAAAGAAGAAGCCAATGAAAAAATGTATCAATGGCTAACAGAAAATGGCTGTGGTAGAAAAGAAGTGACGTATCGTTTGCGTGACTGGCTATTTTCTCGTCAACGTTATTGGGGTGAGCCAATTCCTGTGATTCATTGGGAAGATGGTACAACAACAACCGTTCCAGAAAGTGAGTTACCTTTAAGATTACCAAAAACGGATGATATCAAGCCAAGTGGAACAGGAGAGTCACCGCTTGCAAATATTACCGAATGGATCAATGTGACTGATCCTGAAACTGGTAAAAAAGGTAAACGTGAAACGAATACAATGCCGCAGTGGGCAGGAAGCTCTTGGTATCATTTACGTTATATCGATCCACATAACAAAAATGAAATTGCCAACTATGAGAAATTAGAACGCTGGTTGCCGGTGGATATTTATATTGGTGGAGCGGAACATGCTGTCCTTCACTTGTTATATGCACGTTTCTGGCATAAATTCTTGTATGATATTGGTGTTGTACCAACTAAAGAGCCGTATCAAAAACTATATAATCAAGGAATGATCTTAGGCCAAAGCTTCCGTGATGACCGTGGAGTACTTGTTCCTACGAATATGGTTGAAAAACGTGATGGTATTTGGGTCAATATCGAAACAGGTGAAGAACTTGAAGAAGCGCCAGCCAAGATGAGTAAATCTTTGAAAAATGTCGTGAATCCTGACGATGTTGTTGAAAAATACGGAGCTGATACACTAAGAATGTACGAAATGTTCATGGGCCCACTTGATGCATCGATTGCATGGAGCGAAAATGGTCTTGAAGGTAGTCGTAAGTTCTTAGATCGAGTGTGGCGCTTGATCGTAGACGAAAATGATAAAATGCGGGACCGTATTACAACGATAAATGATGGATGCTTGACTAAAGTGTATAATCAAACCGTCAAAAAAGTGACCGAAGATATGGAAAATCTGCACTTCAATACAGCAATCTCGCAATTGATGGTCTTTGTCAATGAAGCCAACAAAGTTGACGTGTTGCCATATGAATACATTGAAGGCTTTGTTCAGTTACTAGCACCAATTGCACCGCATATTGGCGAAGAGCTATGGGCGATTCTCGGAAATGACGAAAGCTTAACGAACGCACCTTGGCCGACGTACGATGAAGCCGCATTGATCGAAGATGAGGTTGAAGTCGTTTTCCAAGTGAATGGAAAAGTTCGTGCAAAACTAAATATTGCTCGCGGTTTGAGTAAAGAAGAATTAGAAGAAAAAGCGTTAGCAGCTGAAGAAATCCTGACATTTATTGAAGGGAAAACAGTACGAAAAGTTATTGTTGTACCAGATAAATTAGTGAATATTGTAGCGAATTAG
- a CDS encoding fosmidomycin resistance protein, whose product MKKMISHMTFIVQDLEKATLFFEKIFGAKEVYSSGINTFSIAQEKFFLMNDLWIAIMQGDSLPTKTYNHIAFKIEESEYDDYLEKINSLGLEIKEGRPRVAGEASSIYFYDFDNHLFELHTGTLEERLSRYQA is encoded by the coding sequence GTGAAAAAAATGATTAGCCACATGACATTCATTGTTCAAGATTTAGAAAAAGCAACCCTGTTTTTTGAAAAAATATTTGGTGCAAAAGAAGTCTATTCTAGCGGTATAAATACGTTCTCCATCGCGCAGGAAAAATTCTTCTTAATGAATGATCTTTGGATAGCGATCATGCAGGGAGATTCTTTACCAACTAAAACTTACAATCACATTGCTTTTAAAATAGAAGAAAGTGAATATGATGATTACTTAGAGAAAATCAATAGTTTGGGGTTAGAAATAAAAGAGGGGCGTCCACGAGTCGCGGGGGAGGCAAGCTCAATTTATTTCTACGATTTCGATAATCACTTATTTGAATTGCATACAGGGACTTTAGAAGAACGATTGAGTCGTTATCAAGCATAA